The genomic interval AGCCTGTACCGGCAGAAAAGATGCTCTGAAGGATTTCCATTAAAGTCTCCACATTTCCTGAACGCTAGCGTAGCGGTGATCCTCTAAAGAAGGCTTAAATAGGGTGAAAATATGGAGAGATCAACAGGTCCCGCTGGACCTGCCTCTCAATATTAAGACGGAAAGCAGCTACGACTAGTCATCCAGCATGGCAAGAAAACGCCCGGCAGACTCCAACGCCTTATAACTAGGATCGTAATATTTGCTGTAGTGAATGAATCCATGCACGGCGCTTTTATAGACATCATAATAGTGCTTTACGCCCGCCTCCATCAATTTGCCCGCCAGCCAGCGACTATCGTCGGCCAGACAATCGCATTCCGCCTCGCACAAATAGACCGGCGGCAAATCATGCATTTCAGCATCTGTCAGATCTGCATAGGTCGGGTCGGCATCGTCTGGCAGATAGAAGTTCCACAAGGCCCGCATCCATGCAGTGGCGAGCCCATTGCTACCATCCCCATAAGCTTTGTGAGACCGCGTATCATACAGGCGACGATAGCATCCATAATATAGAAGCAGAGCAATAATGCGCACCGGCTTCTTCTCATCACGCAAGCGCAGCGCAGCAGCGAGCGCCAGATTGGCCCCGGCACTATCCCCCGCCAATGCAATTTCACAATTCTCCTCGGCGGCAATTTTTTCGATCTTTGCACATACCGCATCAATCGCAACTGGATGGGTATACTCTGGAGCCAAAGGATAGCTAAGGCCAAACACTTCGCGCTCGGACAATACGGCAAGATCTGCCATGGCGCTGGCATGAGTGATGACATTGCAATTGCGCCACCCGCCACCATGAATATAAAGGATCAGCTTGCGCGGTCCGGCCTTGATTGTTTCGGGAGTGAATCGTCTACCGAAGTCCGTATCAACAATCGTGATTTTATCGTCATGACGCCCGACGAGCGACCGACGCACATCGGTATATTTCTCACGCGAGACCTCAAGAGGCTCATTGGCATCCGGATCTGGGAAATAGGAAAAACGTGCAGCATATTCCTGCAAGGCTTTATCGGGTTTACCAACCATCACAATGACTCCGTCTCTTGCATCTCCCCAAAAGGGAGACACGCAACAATCCGTTTCAAAAACAGCTTTGCCTTAAGGCCAAAACCTGAGCCAGCCCATAGCCAGCCCACTAGAACCAAAATTCAGCTTACCATCTGCCGTGCAACGCCTCGGGCGGCCTTATCGAGGGCAAGAACATCGCCGACATCCCTTGCGGCTCCGACTTCACCCCTACGAACAAACTCCGCCATAACCTTTTCGACAAGCTCAGCAATACCGCCAAACGCAATATCACCGGCAAGAAAGGCCGCAACAGCAATCTCGTTGGCAGCATTCATGATGTTGGGCAGGCTGTCTCCGGCCTCAAGCGCCTCTTTGGCAAGGCGCAAACAGGGAAACCGCTCATAGTCCGGCTCTTCAAAGGTAAATTGCCCAATCTCAACAAGAGAAATACGATCTGTATTGGCAGGCGCCCGCTCTGGCCATGCAAGGCAATGAGCAACCGGAATGCGCATGTCCGGCGCACCGAGCTGCGCAAGCAAAGAACCGTCACTATAGGCCACCATGCCATGAATGATCTGCTGGGGATGGACAACGACCTTCAGCTTATCCGCAGAGACCCCATAAAGATGGTGCGCCTCGATCAGCTCCAGCCCCTTGTTCATCATTGACGCACTGTCGATGGTGATCTTATTGCCCATGGAAAAATTGGGATGCGCCAAAGCCTGCTCAATCGATGCATTGGCTATGGCATCCTTGCCCCATGTTCGAAAAGGGCCGCCAGACGCGGTCAACACAATCTTGGAAATTTCCGCTCGGTTTTCACGCTCATAGACCTGAAACACGGCGCTATGTTCTGAATCGACCGGCAAGATCGGCTTACCGAGCCGCTGCGTTTCGGCCATCACCAGATCACCCGCGCACACAAGCGCTTCCTTGTTGGCGAGCGCCACCTGATTGCCCGCCTTGAGAGCCGCCAGCGTTGGACAAATGCCCGCAGCGCCCACAATCGCACCGATCACGATATCAGCAGAACGCCCCGCCGCCTCTTCAACAGCGCTCTGCCCAGCCCCGACTTCAATGTCATGGCCGGACAAGGCATCCTTGAGATCGGCGTAAAAGCCTTCATCCGCAACGACTGCAAACCGAGCCCCGGCTTTGACAGCGGCTCGCGCCAGTTTGCCAACATTGCGATTGGCAGTCAGCGCATTGACCCGATAGCGATCAGGTGAACCGGCAATGATGTCGAGCGCAGAATCTCCAACCGATCCGCTTGCCCCCAGCACTGAAATGATTTTCGGCGTGCCTTCGCTGCCTTGCGCGGAGGAATCAACGGATGAAGTCTTGGACATAACCCACTCATATTTAGAACAAAACAAAGATTAGGCCCGAAAGAAACCCAAGGCCCTACTGAATCAGAAAACCGGTTGCCACAGAATGAACATCACCAAGGGCAACCCCGATCAGGGCCGCAGCGACGACCGCAAAAAGCAACCCATCGACGCGGTCCATGACGCCGCCATGGCCGGGAATGAGAGTGCCGGAATCCTTGACGTCAAACATACGCTTCATTTGTGACTCTGCAAGATCCCCCACCTGTGAGAGCACAGAAAGTCCACCGAGCAATGCAACCAGCCTCATATCCGGCACAATGCCCAAAAGCACAGCCACGAATGCGGAAAAACCGGTCCCCAAAACGAGCCCGCCAACGGAACCCGACCATGTCTTTTTGGGAGAGACACGGCGCCACAGCTTTGGCCCGCCGACATATTTACCAACGAAATAGGCCGAAACGTCCGTGCCCCAAACCAGCGCGAACAGCACCAAGATGGCTTGCAGACCATAGTCCGGATCTTGCCTGAGCAGAAAGATGGCACCACCAAAAGCAGCGGCATAAAGAATACCAAGGCCACACCAGCGCGCAGTCCGATAAGAACAGCGGGCAAAAAACAGGTATCCCGCACCAAATGCGGGGATCGCAAGCCCGGCTTGCCAGTCTGTGAAATAGAAGCAGAATAGCGAGCCTATAATGACGATATAGCCTGTCAGGGCGGGCGTCTGAGCAGGCGCTTCGCCCACCATGCTCAACCATTCACGATAAATCAGGATGGTGACAGCCCCAAAGAACAGGGCGAATGCAACACCGCCCCACCATGTAACAGCAAAGGCAGCTGCAGCCAGAATAACACCCGACGCAAGTCTGACCATCAGATCAGACCAGAGGCTTGTCTTTTGCGTCTTGTCTTCAGCCTCGCCTGCGGGTTTCTTTAAAGAGTCCAGAACAGCTTCTCCCGTATAGTTCACGAACCGGTTCGACACACCGGCATTTTACCCGCCTGAGACGAGTGCAGCCTGATTGAGCTCCACATCATCGACACCCACGCGACCAAAGCGACGATTGCGCCGGCCATATTCCACCAGCGCCAATTCCAATTGCTGCCGATCGAAATCCGGCCAGTAACAATCGACGAAAATGAACTCTGAATAGGCGGCCTGCCAGAGAAGGAAGTTACTCAACCGTTGCTCGCCGCTGGTGCGCAAAATCACATCAGGATCAGGCACAGAGCCAGTGTAAAGAGATTGAGAAACAAGCGCTTCATCGATAGCAGAGGCCGTCAGACGCCCCTCTTCGACCTCATGGGCCAAAGATTTCACCATATCGACAATTTCATGCCGGGCGCCATAGTTAAACGCAATTTGCAACGTCAGGCCGGTATTCTCCTGCGTGCGCCGCTCAGCTTTATCAAGCAACGCGGCAATATCGCGTTCCAGACCGTCGCGACTACCAATCACCAGAACCCGCACATTTTGCTTATGCAGGGTGGCCAGGTCCTTGTTAATAAAGAGCTTGAGCAGCCCCAACAAATCGCGAACCTCGGATTGGGGGCGCGACCAATTCTCTGAACTGAAAGCAAAGAGCGTCAGATATTCAATATTGAACTCAATAGCATTGGAGACTATTTCACGAACGGCAACAACGCCCTGACGATGGCCTTGTGTGCGGGTCAGTTTGCGCTCCTGCGCCCACCGACCATTGCCGTCCATTATAACTGCCAAATGGCGAGGTATGGCCATATTTCCTGTAACAGAAGTGTCCGCATAACGCATTTGGCCAACCATAAATTCCCGTCCCCTTGGTTCCACAACAGCCCGACATGCCCCAAAAATTACGAGTGCATCGCCGGGCCGTTTCTTGACCTTCAATATGGCGCAAAAGCTGTAACAGCTCCCCAAAGGCGCCCTATCAACCTTTAGCCCACACCAACACGGGAGCATTTCTTCTAAAAAAGGCTCCGCACCAATGTTTGGTTGATAGACCTAAACCTGCATGATTTCCGCTTCCTTGCTGGAAGCCATCGTGTCGATTTCGGCAACATATTTGTTGGTCAGATCCTGAATCTCGTCATTGTAAAGACGGACATCATCCTCGCTCATACCGTCTTTTTCGGCCTTCTTGCACATATCCATGCCATCACGACGCACATGGCGCACAGATACTTTCGCATTCTCGGCATAAGAATGGGCAATTTTGACCATTTCCTGACGACGTTCCTGGTTCAGTTCAGGAATAGGAAGACGAAGCAACTGACCATCGGTGACCGGATTGATGCCGATGTTGGACTCACGAATCGCCTTTTCAACAGCGCCAACCATGCCCTTGTCCCAAACTTGGATAGACAGCATGCGCGGCTCTGGCACGGAAACCGTACCCACCTGATTGATCGGCATGGTCTGGCCATAAGCTTCCACCGTAATAGGGTCCAGAAGAGCCATCGATGCGCGTCCGGTTCTCAGCCCGGACAATTCTGTTTTCAGAACAGATACAGCCCCCTTCATGCGACGTTCAAGGTCATCAAGATCCAGTTCTTCGGCAGACATGGTAAAGCCTCTTGTTTTCTAGTTCGGTTATCATTCCGGGTCTATTCTTAGCTCATGCCCCTCAATGAGGCTCCCCTGAGCAGTTTCCCCCTTGCATGATCTGTGGTCTTTCATCCATCCAGCCCGCAGATCAATTTTCTTTCACCGGGCGCAGCATGACACTATCGCCACCTATCCTATTGGCCGGAGACGACCGTCGCGCGCCCACGCCCCTGCAGAATTTCAACAATCCCGTTCGGTTCGTGCAATGAATAAACAATTATCGGGATATTTGCCTCTTGAGCAAGCGCAATCGCAGCTGCATCCATAACCTTCAGCCCTTGTTTGAGGACTTCTGTATAACTGATCTCATCATAACGGATAGCATCAGGGTTTTTCAGAGGATCCGCCGAGTAAATCCCGTCTACCTGAGTGCCTTTGAAGACGGCATCACATTGCATTTCGGCTGCGCGCAGGGCTGCGCCCGAATCTGTCGTAACGAACGGATTGCCGGTGCCGGCTGCAAAAAGCACGATCTTGCCTTCAGCCAAATAAGCCTTGGCAGCACGCTGGGTAAACTGCTCACAAATCTCGTCCATGGCGATAGCAGACATGGCAATGACAGGAACGTCGATGCTCTCAAGCGCGGTGGCCATCGCCAGCACATTCATCACCGTTGCCAGCATGCCCATATGGTCGCCACGGACCCGGTCTCCGCCCTTGGCGGCAACAGAAACACCCCGAAAGATGTTGCCACCACCAATAACGACACCAACCTCGGCACCAAGCGCCCGCACATCAGCAATCTCTTGAGCGACGCGCGCCACCATTGTTTGGTCAATCCCGAAGGACTGTTCCCCCATCAATGCTTCGCCCGACACCTTCAGCAAGACGCGTTTATATTTCAAATTACCCATTCTGTCAGACACCTCGCATAGTAAGCTCCTCCGGCTACAGACAAGATAAAGGCAATTGCCTACGCCTCAAAAAAGGGAGCACCCGGCGAGCAGGATCTACAGGCCGGAAGAAAAGCTGTCTTTGCATACACGAAGGGCGCTGGTTCGTCATCCCCAGCGCCCCTCAAATTTCAGTTTTTCAACCCCGTTGCAAGGCAAATAGGGCTATTTGCGAATTAGTTACCGGCAGCAGCGGCAACTTCAGCAGCAAAGTCTTCTTCTTTCTTCTCGATGCCTTCGCCAAGAGCGAAGCGAGCGAAGGAAACCAGTTTGATTGGCGCGCCGACTTCTTTTTCAGCGTTTTTGATAGCCTGTTCAACGGTGTTTTCGCCATCGATAACGAAGGTCTGCTTGAGCAGAACAACTTCTTCGAAGAATTTGCGCATACGACCTTCAACCATCTTTTCGATGATGTTGTCCGGTTTGCCAGACGCTTTAGCCTGTTCGGAGAACACAGCTTTTTCGCGTTCGATAGCAGTAGGATCAACTTCTTCGGTGGTTGCAGCCAGCGGGTTGGTTGCTGCGATGTGCATGGCAACCTGCTTGCCAAGCGCTTCGAGCTTCTCTGCATCGCCTTCGGATTCCAGAGCAACCAGAACGCCAAGACGTCCAAGGCCAGGAGCCGTAGCGGAGTGCATGTAGGAAGCAACAACGCCCTTGTCTACGCTAAGAACCGTGCCACGACGCAGGTTCATGTTTTCACCGATGGTTGCAACAGCGTTGGTGATGGTTTCTTCAACCGTGCCACCGCCAGGATATTGTGCAGCCAGAATGTCTTCCAGTTTATCGCCAGCTTCAACAACGACAGATGCGATGTTGCGAGCCAGTTCCTGGAACTGTTCGTTACGGGAAACGAAGTCGGTTTCGGCATTAACCTCTGCAAGAGCAGCCTTATTGCCTTCGCCAGCAATAGCAATCAGCCCTTCAGCGGCAACACGACCGGATTTTTTCGCAGCTTTCGCCAAGCCTTTGGTGCGCAACCAGTCGATTGCGGCTTCCATATCACCGTCGGTTTCGCCCAGGGCCTTTTTGCAGTCCATCATGCCCGCGCCGGAAACTTCGCGGAGCTCTTTAACCATTGATGCTGTAATCGCCATTGCAGCCTCACGTCCTTTATCAAACAAGCCAGAAGCCGCCCGAACGATCCCGGGCGGCCATTTCAATCATATCAGGGCAAAGCCCTCAAATCTTATTTCTGAAGCACTCGATTTCCCAGAAAGCTGACAGGCTTTCAAGACAGGAATATGTAAGCGCCCTCGCCTTTAAGCAGATGCTTATTCGGCTTTTTCTTCAGCAGCGGCTTCAGGAGCAGCAGCTTCTTCACCGTCTTCGTCATCCAGAGCGGCTTCAAGCAGGCCATCTTCGGATTCGCCAAGATCAATGCCAACATCGCCAGCAGAACGGGAGATACCATCGATGGCAGCAGCAACGATCATGTCGCAGTAAAGAGAGATAGCGCGGGAAGCGTCATCGTTACCCGGAACCGGGAAGTCGATGCCATCAGGATCGCAGTTGGTATCAACAACAGCAGCAACAGGAATACCCAGACGGCGGGCTTCATGAATTGCGATGTCTTCCTTGTTGGTATCAATCACGAAGATCAGGTCAGGCACACCGCCCATATCCTTGATACCGCCCAGAGCGCGTTCCAGTTTATCGCGTTCGCGGGTCAGGGTCAGGCGTTCTTTCTTGGTGAAGCCTTTGCCTTCGCCTTCAAGCAGCTCGTCGAGCTTGCGCAGGCGCTGGATGGACTGGGTGATGGTCTTCCAGTTGGTCAGCATGCCGCCGAGCCAACGGGAGTTCACATAATACTGGGCAGCAGCTTTAGCTGCTTCAGCAACAGGACCAGAAGCCTGACGCTTGGTGCCAACGATCAGAACGCGACCGCCACGAGCAACGGTATCAGACACAGCTTTCAGAGCTTCGTTCATCAGAGGAACGGTCTGGGACAGGTCGATGATATGGATGTTGTTGCGAGCGCCGAAAATGTATTTGCCCATTTTCGGGTTCCAGCGGTGGGTCTGGTGACCAAAATGCACACCTGCTTCAAGCAGCGAGCGCATGGATACTTCAGGAAGTGCCATGTAAAATTTCCTTTACCGGTTTAACCTCTGCGGGATGTGGCCAAAATGGGCACCGGATGGATGTCAGCACATTTCTCCATGCTGCCACCCTGCTCCCGCATGTGGATTCGAGGGTGCTTATAGGCGCTAACTTTCAGGAATGCAAGCCGCAAGGCCGCCTTTTCTGGGGAATGGCCGCTTATCGGGCACCATAAAAGCAGAACAGGTCACCCTTGATATATGCAATTCTTCGCAATAAGCTTATGCGATATTGGAATGATCTGCACATCAAACCCTCAACCAGCTCAAGTCTCAGGAACTGAATCGCGATGCATAGCAGGCTCATCCTTGCACTCAGCCTTATCATGATCGCCCTGTTAGCCCCAAGGGCTGCAACGGCCGATCCGGCTCCCTGTCGCCAGAAATATGACGCCTATCTATCCAATCTGGACAAGGCCTCCGATGTGGTATCGACAATTCTGAAGCAAGACAGCAGTTGCCTTGAAGCCAGCAATGACTGCGAGCGCTGCACCCGTCTTGATGACGGCACCCTTTCCTGCCCCCCCATTGGCTTCACTTGCACGCCAGGCACAAGCGTCTGCACAAGACGCGCACCATCTCAACCAGCGGAATAGAGAGCGCTTAAGCGACAGCCTTTCGGAAGCTGGCAGGTGTCACCCCCGTTCCGGCCTTGAAGCTGCGTGTAAAATGGCTCTGACTGGAAAAACCACAGGCATCAGCAACTTGCGCCAGAGGCTCCCCGGCGCGCATCAGATGCTTGGCCCGCTCCA from uncultured Cohaesibacter sp. carries:
- a CDS encoding alpha/beta hydrolase fold domain-containing protein is translated as MVGKPDKALQEYAARFSYFPDPDANEPLEVSREKYTDVRRSLVGRHDDKITIVDTDFGRRFTPETIKAGPRKLILYIHGGGWRNCNVITHASAMADLAVLSEREVFGLSYPLAPEYTHPVAIDAVCAKIEKIAAEENCEIALAGDSAGANLALAAALRLRDEKKPVRIIALLLYYGCYRRLYDTRSHKAYGDGSNGLATAWMRALWNFYLPDDADPTYADLTDAEMHDLPPVYLCEAECDCLADDSRWLAGKLMEAGVKHYYDVYKSAVHGFIHYSKYYDPSYKALESAGRFLAMLDD
- the dxr gene encoding 1-deoxy-D-xylulose-5-phosphate reductoisomerase; this translates as MSKTSSVDSSAQGSEGTPKIISVLGASGSVGDSALDIIAGSPDRYRVNALTANRNVGKLARAAVKAGARFAVVADEGFYADLKDALSGHDIEVGAGQSAVEEAAGRSADIVIGAIVGAAGICPTLAALKAGNQVALANKEALVCAGDLVMAETQRLGKPILPVDSEHSAVFQVYERENRAEISKIVLTASGGPFRTWGKDAIANASIEQALAHPNFSMGNKITIDSASMMNKGLELIEAHHLYGVSADKLKVVVHPQQIIHGMVAYSDGSLLAQLGAPDMRIPVAHCLAWPERAPANTDRISLVEIGQFTFEEPDYERFPCLRLAKEALEAGDSLPNIMNAANEIAVAAFLAGDIAFGGIAELVEKVMAEFVRRGEVGAARDVGDVLALDKAARGVARQMVS
- a CDS encoding phosphatidate cytidylyltransferase — encoded protein: MNYTGEAVLDSLKKPAGEAEDKTQKTSLWSDLMVRLASGVILAAAAFAVTWWGGVAFALFFGAVTILIYREWLSMVGEAPAQTPALTGYIVIIGSLFCFYFTDWQAGLAIPAFGAGYLFFARCSYRTARWCGLGILYAAAFGGAIFLLRQDPDYGLQAILVLFALVWGTDVSAYFVGKYVGGPKLWRRVSPKKTWSGSVGGLVLGTGFSAFVAVLLGIVPDMRLVALLGGLSVLSQVGDLAESQMKRMFDVKDSGTLIPGHGGVMDRVDGLLFAVVAAALIGVALGDVHSVATGFLIQ
- a CDS encoding isoprenyl transferase, translating into MRYADTSVTGNMAIPRHLAVIMDGNGRWAQERKLTRTQGHRQGVVAVREIVSNAIEFNIEYLTLFAFSSENWSRPQSEVRDLLGLLKLFINKDLATLHKQNVRVLVIGSRDGLERDIAALLDKAERRTQENTGLTLQIAFNYGARHEIVDMVKSLAHEVEEGRLTASAIDEALVSQSLYTGSVPDPDVILRTSGEQRLSNFLLWQAAYSEFIFVDCYWPDFDRQQLELALVEYGRRNRRFGRVGVDDVELNQAALVSGG
- the frr gene encoding ribosome recycling factor; this encodes MSAEELDLDDLERRMKGAVSVLKTELSGLRTGRASMALLDPITVEAYGQTMPINQVGTVSVPEPRMLSIQVWDKGMVGAVEKAIRESNIGINPVTDGQLLRLPIPELNQERRQEMVKIAHSYAENAKVSVRHVRRDGMDMCKKAEKDGMSEDDVRLYNDEIQDLTNKYVAEIDTMASSKEAEIMQV
- the pyrH gene encoding UMP kinase, producing the protein MGNLKYKRVLLKVSGEALMGEQSFGIDQTMVARVAQEIADVRALGAEVGVVIGGGNIFRGVSVAAKGGDRVRGDHMGMLATVMNVLAMATALESIDVPVIAMSAIAMDEICEQFTQRAAKAYLAEGKIVLFAAGTGNPFVTTDSGAALRAAEMQCDAVFKGTQVDGIYSADPLKNPDAIRYDEISYTEVLKQGLKVMDAAAIALAQEANIPIIVYSLHEPNGIVEILQGRGRATVVSGQ
- the tsf gene encoding translation elongation factor Ts — protein: MAITASMVKELREVSGAGMMDCKKALGETDGDMEAAIDWLRTKGLAKAAKKSGRVAAEGLIAIAGEGNKAALAEVNAETDFVSRNEQFQELARNIASVVVEAGDKLEDILAAQYPGGGTVEETITNAVATIGENMNLRRGTVLSVDKGVVASYMHSATAPGLGRLGVLVALESEGDAEKLEALGKQVAMHIAATNPLAATTEEVDPTAIEREKAVFSEQAKASGKPDNIIEKMVEGRMRKFFEEVVLLKQTFVIDGENTVEQAIKNAEKEVGAPIKLVSFARFALGEGIEKKEEDFAAEVAAAAGN
- the rpsB gene encoding 30S ribosomal protein S2, encoding MALPEVSMRSLLEAGVHFGHQTHRWNPKMGKYIFGARNNIHIIDLSQTVPLMNEALKAVSDTVARGGRVLIVGTKRQASGPVAEAAKAAAQYYVNSRWLGGMLTNWKTITQSIQRLRKLDELLEGEGKGFTKKERLTLTRERDKLERALGGIKDMGGVPDLIFVIDTNKEDIAIHEARRLGIPVAAVVDTNCDPDGIDFPVPGNDDASRAISLYCDMIVAAAIDGISRSAGDVGIDLGESEDGLLEAALDDEDGEEAAAPEAAAEEKAE